From the Lytechinus variegatus isolate NC3 chromosome 5, Lvar_3.0, whole genome shotgun sequence genome, the window GCCCATACGCCACAACGAATCTTGCTGATACAATCAAGAAGTCGCGTTTCTGAAGTAGTCTGCTATTTTTCGATTATACCATCTGAGGAAATCCTGAAAAACTGGTTTGACCCAATCACCCCTAACTTTTCTTACATCTGTTACTGGTGGAGAGAAttgagaaagagaagggggaggCTACCACCCCATTAAAACACTCGCAGTGGTATTTTCATCAAGATCATGGtgctttcaaaattatttttcatttgattccGACCGTCCAGGTTGACTTTTTTATTCGTAACAAATGTTATGAATGTTAGGTATGTCTGCATTATTTACTCGTTcgtaaatttttcaaaataatgcatgTTTCGTAAACCTCGCCAAAACGTATAACTGCTTATGCCACAGATTAACTAACTGTATTAGTGATGTTATTACCCGGTGTTATTGAGTACTGGATATGGTGCAGACTGTAGACTTCAAATTTTTCAAATGACTCGCAAAGTCAATTTTCATCTATAAAGATAAGTTGGTCATTATTTGCTCCCTTTGATTGTGTCTATTAATTATTGGAAATTTGAAATGGTTGTGAGGATATTTATTCTGTACTTGTTATTCTTCAGGTCTTTATTTAGAAATATCTCGCGTCTAACGTCTTATCACTTTCTAGTTAAAAAATACGTTTATAATGAATCATCTTGAGAGCGGAGGTGCTATGGTGCTAGAAATAAGTGCCGGCCGCACAGAAACGGTTTTTGGCCTAACAGAGCGCTTAAAGtaagcccagtcacatctttcTGATTGTGAAGTCAAAACATTTAATTCAATGTGTAAGTAATGCATTGTTGTAACAGCAGACATCGCTGCCAGAAAAATCCTCTGCCTTTGTTAGCGCTAAAAACTTTTTTGTGCGTTCAGTACAGGTTTGTATGCTAAAATTTAGAGATTGGACCCAAATCTCCTTCATTTTGGGAACGAGAAtccttaattattattataatttttttttttttttgggggggggcttgtcaaatatttgtttttaacaaaatcaccttcattttagAGTGAAACCCCCTTTTTCACTTTGCTGATAACAAACCAGCACTCCCTCTCCAATAATCGTGCCCTAATCCCTGCAATTAGGTTGTTCGTAGAGTTACGAACGGCGGACGATGTCTCACGTCGACGTAATACACCGTCCGCCGTTCGTAACTCTACAACTCTCCGGCGGGAGTACAGAAAGTCAGGAGGTATTTCATATCAAAGCTGGTCGAAAGTCATGAACGAGTTTATGAGCGACTCGACTATGTATTGCCTGTGAGAGGAACGAATTTACTGTTTGAAGTAACTAAGAAATTCCTGCTAATGTAATAATCCCTATAAGATCGTGGAAAACATTGTACTGCGCATTTACAAAGTGATTTAGTCAGTTTCTACCCGGAGTAATGTTATATTAGGGTCGTAGTCATGCGTATCTTTACGTAGGCCTACTGCTTCGTGACATTACCCAAGCAAAaattttttctcaatatttttagtttcatttgaaatatgGAAACATTGTAAACGTGCAATTTAATTGCGAACATCCCCTTGGCTCAGACTTATGTAATCTGCCGTCAGACCTTGGCAGTCAAATTACATCGTTCGTAATTTAATGGTCTTATAATTATAATCACATAATTTTAGTGTCCAATTAACACAATTGGTATACACGTCTTTTCGTACATACAGAAGCAACAGGATGCGTGGTAAATCAGTGGTGTGGGACCACTTCAACTGCGAGGATGAAGAGGGACAAGCAACCTCACCAACCGGTGGCAAGTGCCGTCCTGCTGCCTACTGCAGTTACTGCAATCTCAAGTACACGTTCCCGAATGCCACCAAGATGATGCGACACTTGCTGAAATGTTCTCTTTGCCCGGATGCCACCAAGCGTGAGTTGGAACAGAGCGGGTTTGGTGAATACCGGATCGATCACAACGGTAGCTCCATGAACAATTCACATGATGATGATCTCCATGCGGCACCTCCCTCTATGGTTCGACCGATGATTCATCCAGTGTATGTGGAGAACGAGAGTCCAACGCCAGGGACGTCGGCATTGTCACCGCACACGGGGCTCCTTGTCGTTCCCAATCCGCAACATCGGAACGACCATCATGAGATTAGGACTGGCCGTCTCAGCGGAGATTCTAATAGGATGGAAGACCAGGAGCAGTTCTCGCCGACAGACAGGGCTCTAGCAAGAGCGATATTCTCATCAGACGTTTCGCTAGATATTGTAGAGAATGTTCATTGGCTAGAGCTGTTTCGCCATCTTCAACCAAACTATGCCTTACCGTCCAAAGAAGCTCTCACTGGGAGACTGCTCGATGAGGAATACATGGTGACATTCGATAAGGTATCAACCGAAATCAGCAAAGCAAAGTTCGCTGCTGTGTTGGTGCAAAGTAACCACGTTAATAGCAGGGTTGACCTCCACGCGGAAAGACAGAGCAGGCTTTACATAACCACACCAAAGCCTTTGTTTGTTGGATGCATGGAAGCTGAACAACAGCAGAACTCGTCCGTCATTGCCGAAGTAATCTCGGGCGTCATCGCCAAAACTGGCCCGGGCCAGGTGCTTCTTGTCACCACAGACTTAACCAAAAACTTCCGCGGTGCCTGGCCAATTATTACATCACGGTTTCCAATAATAACCACGGCAGGTTGCCCGATTGAAGGACTTCGAATGATACCCAGCACCATCTTGGCGCAGGACAGGATACTCGGTATGGTAAAGCGTTCCTTCAAATTGTATGAGCTCTGGAATCGGCTTGTGCAGAACAATGAAACGCTCAAATGCATTCAGTTACCTTATTCATCTCCGGACAAAAACGGAACCATGGATGCCAGAGAGATCATGAGTGCTCTAGAAAAGTTAAGAGGGTGCAGAGATAAATTGGAAGAATGCGTTCGTTCAAAAACAGTGTCTACGGACTCGGAAACCAAAGATATTGTTCTTGATGAGTCTTTCTGGGACATCGTAAATCTCAGTGTTCAGATGTGGGACATCATCTATGTCTGTATATCCAAATTGGAAGAAGAAACAGCGCGGTTGTCGGACGTTGTCGTGGAAACCATGAGGGCCGACAAACTGCTGGCAGAGGCTCTTGGGGACTCATGCTTAGAAGCAAAAGAGAAGGGACCCATTCTCCAACAGTCGTATGAAGTTCAACGGAACTGTTGGACCCACCTTCATTATGCCGCCTGCCTTGTAGATCCGAGATACTGTGGGAAATGCTTGCCCGAGACCGCCACCAACGATGCCATTCAGTACATTGTAGAGTTAGCCAAGAATCTTGGACAAGACGCTGGTCGCATTCTTGCAAGCCTTGCTGAGTTCCGTGCAAAAGAAGGACGTCTTTGGTCGCAGGAGTACGTCTGGGAAGCTTCCTCACATGTGGCCCCGGCGACATGGTGGAAGGGGATCTGCGATACGCAACCGCTCTCCCAGATCGCCTCAGGGAT encodes:
- the LOC121415839 gene encoding uncharacterized protein LOC121415839 isoform X1 gives rise to the protein MNRRAIISRSRGSNRMRGKSVVWDHFNCEDEEGQATSPTGGKCRPAAYCSYCNLKYTFPNATKMMRHLLKCSLCPDATKRELEQSGFGEYRIDHNGSSMNNSHDDDLHAAPPSMVRPMIHPVYVENESPTPGTSALSPHTGLLVVPNPQHRNDHHEIRTGRLSGDSNRMEDQEQFSPTDRALARAIFSSDVSLDIVENVHWLELFRHLQPNYALPSKEALTGRLLDEEYMVTFDKVSTEISKAKFAAVLVQSNHVNSRVDLHAERQSRLYITTPKPLFVGCMEAEQQQNSSVIAEVISGVIAKTGPGQVLLVTTDLTKNFRGAWPIITSRFPIITTAGCPIEGLRMIPSTILAQDRILGMVKRSFKLYELWNRLVQNNETLKCIQLPYSSPDKNGTMDAREIMSALEKLRGCRDKLEECVRSKTVSTDSETKDIVLDESFWDIVNLSVQMWDIIYVCISKLEEETARLSDVVVETMRADKLLAEALGDSCLEAKEKGPILQQSYEVQRNCWTHLHYAACLVDPRYCGKCLPETATNDAIQYIVELAKNLGQDAGRILASLAEFRAKEGRLWSQEYVWEASSHVAPATWWKGICDTQPLSQIASGILSLAVTSSTTETFSYRREENLTSDQAQKFMFVRANSQVMTTPNNHPDMIMVPGGY
- the LOC121415839 gene encoding uncharacterized protein LOC121415839 isoform X2, encoding MRGKSVVWDHFNCEDEEGQATSPTGGKCRPAAYCSYCNLKYTFPNATKMMRHLLKCSLCPDATKRELEQSGFGEYRIDHNGSSMNNSHDDDLHAAPPSMVRPMIHPVYVENESPTPGTSALSPHTGLLVVPNPQHRNDHHEIRTGRLSGDSNRMEDQEQFSPTDRALARAIFSSDVSLDIVENVHWLELFRHLQPNYALPSKEALTGRLLDEEYMVTFDKVSTEISKAKFAAVLVQSNHVNSRVDLHAERQSRLYITTPKPLFVGCMEAEQQQNSSVIAEVISGVIAKTGPGQVLLVTTDLTKNFRGAWPIITSRFPIITTAGCPIEGLRMIPSTILAQDRILGMVKRSFKLYELWNRLVQNNETLKCIQLPYSSPDKNGTMDAREIMSALEKLRGCRDKLEECVRSKTVSTDSETKDIVLDESFWDIVNLSVQMWDIIYVCISKLEEETARLSDVVVETMRADKLLAEALGDSCLEAKEKGPILQQSYEVQRNCWTHLHYAACLVDPRYCGKCLPETATNDAIQYIVELAKNLGQDAGRILASLAEFRAKEGRLWSQEYVWEASSHVAPATWWKGICDTQPLSQIASGILSLAVTSSTTETFSYRREENLTSDQAQKFMFVRANSQVMTTPNNHPDMIMVPGGY